In one window of Mus pahari chromosome 3, PAHARI_EIJ_v1.1, whole genome shotgun sequence DNA:
- the Nsfl1c gene encoding NSFL1 cofactor p47 isoform X1, whose translation MATERQDALREFVAVTGVEEDRARFFLESAGWDLQIALASFYEDGGDEDIVTISQATPSSVSRGTAPSDNRVTSFRDLIHDQDEEEEEEEGQRSRFYAGGSERSGQQIVGPPRKKSPNELVDDLFKGAKEHGAVAVERVTKSPGETSKPRPFAGGGYRLGAAPEEESAYVAGERRRHSGQDVHVVLKLWKTGFSLDNGDLRSYQDPSNAQFLESIRRGEVPAELRRLAHGGQVNLDMEDHRDEDFVKPKGAFKAFTGEGQKLGSTAPQVLNTSSPAQQAENEAKASSSILINEAEPTTNIQIRLADGGRLVQKFNHSHRISDIRLFIVDARPAMAATSFVLMTTFPNKELADENQTLKEANLLNAVIVQRLT comes from the exons ATGGCGACGGAGCGGCAGGACGCGTTGAGGGAGTTCGTGGCGGTGACTGGCGTTGAGGAGGACCGGGCCCGTTTCTTCCTGGAGTCGGCTGGCTGGGACCTGCAG aTTGCACTTGCAAGCTTTTATGAGGATGGAGGGGATGAAGACATTGTGACCATTTCACAAGCAACCCCAAGTTCAGTGTCCAGAGGCACAGCTCCTAG TGATAATAGAGTGACATCCTTCAGAGACCTCATTCATGAccaagatgaagaggaagaggaagaggaaggacagag GAGCAG GTTTTATGCTGGGGGCTCAGAGAGAAGTGGACAGCAGATTGTTGGTCCTCCCCGGAAGAAAAGTCCCAACGAGCTGGTGGATGATCTGTTTAAGGGTGCCAAAGAGCATGGGGCTGTAGCTGTGGAACGAGTGACCAAGAGCCCTGGAGAGACCAGTAAACCGAGA CCATTTGCAGGAGGGGGCTACCGCCTTGGAGCAGCACCAGAGGAAGAGTCTGCCTATGTGGCAGGAGAAAGGAGGCGGCATTCAGGCCAGGAT GTTCATGTAGTGCTAAAGCTTTGGAAAACTGGATTCAGCCTAGACAATGGTGACCTTAGAAGCTACCAAGACCCATCCAATGCCCAGTTTCTGGAGTCTATCCGTAGAGG GGAGGTTCCTGCAGAGCTTCGGAGGTTAGCTCACGGTGGGCAGGTGAACCTGGATATGGAGGATCATCGGGATGAGGACTTTGTGAAGCCCAAGGGAGCTTTCAAAGCCTTCACTGGCGAGGGCCAGAAACTGGGCAG CACGGCCCCCCAGGTATTAAacaccagctctccagcccagcaaGCAGAAAATGAAGCCAAAGCTAGCTCGTCCATCTTAATCAATGAAGCAGAACCTACCACAAACATCCAAATCCGGCTTGCAGATGGCGGGAGGCTGGTGCAGAAATTCAACCACAGCCACAG GATCAGCGACATCCGGCTCTTCATCGTGGATGCCCGGCCAGCTATGGCTGCCACCAGTTTTGTCCTTATGACTACCTTCCCAAACAAAGAGCTGGCTGATGAGAACCAAACCCTGAAGGAAGCCAACCTTCTCAACGCTGTCATCGTGCAGCGGTTAACATAA
- the Nsfl1c gene encoding NSFL1 cofactor p47 isoform X2 → MATERQDALREFVAVTGVEEDRARFFLESAGWDLQIALASFYEDGGDEDIVTISQATPSSVSRGTAPSDNRVTSFRDLIHDQDEEEEEEEGQRFYAGGSERSGQQIVGPPRKKSPNELVDDLFKGAKEHGAVAVERVTKSPGETSKPRPFAGGGYRLGAAPEEESAYVAGERRRHSGQDVHVVLKLWKTGFSLDNGDLRSYQDPSNAQFLESIRRGEVPAELRRLAHGGQVNLDMEDHRDEDFVKPKGAFKAFTGEGQKLGSTAPQVLNTSSPAQQAENEAKASSSILINEAEPTTNIQIRLADGGRLVQKFNHSHRISDIRLFIVDARPAMAATSFVLMTTFPNKELADENQTLKEANLLNAVIVQRLT, encoded by the exons ATGGCGACGGAGCGGCAGGACGCGTTGAGGGAGTTCGTGGCGGTGACTGGCGTTGAGGAGGACCGGGCCCGTTTCTTCCTGGAGTCGGCTGGCTGGGACCTGCAG aTTGCACTTGCAAGCTTTTATGAGGATGGAGGGGATGAAGACATTGTGACCATTTCACAAGCAACCCCAAGTTCAGTGTCCAGAGGCACAGCTCCTAG TGATAATAGAGTGACATCCTTCAGAGACCTCATTCATGAccaagatgaagaggaagaggaagaggaaggacagag GTTTTATGCTGGGGGCTCAGAGAGAAGTGGACAGCAGATTGTTGGTCCTCCCCGGAAGAAAAGTCCCAACGAGCTGGTGGATGATCTGTTTAAGGGTGCCAAAGAGCATGGGGCTGTAGCTGTGGAACGAGTGACCAAGAGCCCTGGAGAGACCAGTAAACCGAGA CCATTTGCAGGAGGGGGCTACCGCCTTGGAGCAGCACCAGAGGAAGAGTCTGCCTATGTGGCAGGAGAAAGGAGGCGGCATTCAGGCCAGGAT GTTCATGTAGTGCTAAAGCTTTGGAAAACTGGATTCAGCCTAGACAATGGTGACCTTAGAAGCTACCAAGACCCATCCAATGCCCAGTTTCTGGAGTCTATCCGTAGAGG GGAGGTTCCTGCAGAGCTTCGGAGGTTAGCTCACGGTGGGCAGGTGAACCTGGATATGGAGGATCATCGGGATGAGGACTTTGTGAAGCCCAAGGGAGCTTTCAAAGCCTTCACTGGCGAGGGCCAGAAACTGGGCAG CACGGCCCCCCAGGTATTAAacaccagctctccagcccagcaaGCAGAAAATGAAGCCAAAGCTAGCTCGTCCATCTTAATCAATGAAGCAGAACCTACCACAAACATCCAAATCCGGCTTGCAGATGGCGGGAGGCTGGTGCAGAAATTCAACCACAGCCACAG GATCAGCGACATCCGGCTCTTCATCGTGGATGCCCGGCCAGCTATGGCTGCCACCAGTTTTGTCCTTATGACTACCTTCCCAAACAAAGAGCTGGCTGATGAGAACCAAACCCTGAAGGAAGCCAACCTTCTCAACGCTGTCATCGTGCAGCGGTTAACATAA